The Streptomyces bacillaris sequence CCACTCCAGGTGCCCGATCACCGACCGCTCGCCCCAGCCGTGCGCCCGGCAGACGGCTGCGGCGGCGCGCTCGATCGCCAGCAGCTGGGCGGCGGGCCAGGGGTCCTTCCCGTCCCCGAGGTTGACGCACTCGAAGCCGTAGAAGTACCGGTTGCCGTCGGTGTTGGCCTCGTTGTCCGGCGGCAGGGCCTTCTCCGCGATGACGGCACGGAGCACGTCGTCGTCGCCGAGCCCGGCGTGGTTGGCGCGCCCGTTCCCCACGAGATGGACGGTCCCGTCCTTGGCGATGACCCCGTGGCAGAGGGGGCCGGGGAGGGCGGAGTGGCCGTTGTAGCAGAGCTCGACCGAGGACGCGGTGCCCGAGGTGACGGTGTGGTGGATCATGACGCCGTGCGTCGGGCCCCAGGGCCCCTTGTGATTCCGGTTGTTGGTTCGCCAGCTCCGGTGCTCGACGACCTGAAGGCCTTCGTCGCGGAGGGCTTTGAGCAGCTTGTCGGCGGACAGTGGCGTCGCCATCGTGGCGCTCCTTTCCCGGC is a genomic window containing:
- a CDS encoding peptidoglycan-binding protein, which produces MATPLSADKLLKALRDEGLQVVEHRSWRTNNRNHKGPWGPTHGVMIHHTVTSGTASSVELCYNGHSALPGPLCHGVIAKDGTVHLVGNGRANHAGLGDDDVLRAVIAEKALPPDNEANTDGNRYFYGFECVNLGDGKDPWPAAQLLAIERAAAAVCRAHGWGERSVIGHLEWQPGKVDPRGFTMSSMRTRIGKRLGGAPDGPSRPPRPTYEPFPGASFFTVGRNSPVITAMGRRLVAEGCGRYTVGPGPSWSTADRNSYAAWQRKLGYTGTDADGIPGRTSWDRLKVPNV